The following proteins are encoded in a genomic region of Populus nigra chromosome 16, ddPopNigr1.1, whole genome shotgun sequence:
- the LOC133675085 gene encoding transcription initiation factor IIB-2-like, whose amino-acid sequence MEDSYCPDCKRLTEIVFDHSAGDTICSECGLILEAHSVDETSEWRTFSNESSDHDPNRVGGPLNPLLADGGLSTTISKTNGGSNELLSCSLGKWQSRGANPDRNRIQAFKSIAAMADRLGLVTTIKDRANEIYKKVEDQKPLKGRNQDAILAACLYIACRQENKARTVKEICSVVNGATKKEIGRAKEFIVKHLEVEMGHSMEMGTIHAADYLRRFCSNLGMTNQAVKAAHEAVQKSEELDIRRSPISIAAAVIYIIIQLSDDKKPLKDISVVTQVAEGTIKNSYKDLSPHLSQIIPSWFAKEEDIKNLHS is encoded by the exons ATGGAAGACTCATACTGCCCGGACTGCAAGCGACTGACAGAGATAGTGTTCGACCACTCGGCAGGAGACACCATCTGCTCTGAATGTGGTTTAATTTTGGAAGCCCACTCTGTGGACGAGACATCAGAGTGGCGAACTTTCTCTAACGAGTCCTCTGATCATGACCCTAACCGTGTTGGTGGCCCACTTAACCCTCTTCTTGCCGACGGTGGTCTTTCCACTACCATTTCTAAAACAAATGGTGGGTCCAACGAGCTTTTGTCCTGCTCTCTTGGGAAATGGCAGAGCCGTGGCGCCAATCCTGATAGAAACCGTATTCAGGCTTTCAAGTCTATTGCTGCCATGGCCGAcag GTTGGGGCTGGTTACAACCATAAAG gatcGAGCTAATGAAATATATAAGAAGGTAGAGGATCAAAAACCTCTTAAAGGACGAAATCAAGATGCCATTTTAGCTGCTTGTCTCTATATTGCATGTCGACAAGAGAACAAGGCCCGGACTGTAAAAG AGATTTGTTCTGTTGTCAATGGAGccacaaagaaagaaattggaCGAGCAAAAGAGTTTATTGTGAAGCATCTGGAGGTAGAGATGGGTCATTCAATGGAAATGGGAACCATACATGCTGCAGACTATCTG AGACGCTTTTGTTCCAATCTGGGAATGACAAATCAAGCTGTTAAAGCTGCCCATGAAGCTGTCCAGAAATCTGAGGAGCTTGACATAAG GAGGAGCCCAATATCAATTGCAGCAGCTGTTATTTACATCATAATTCAACTATCAGATGATAAGAAGCCTCTTAAAG ATATTTCAGTTGTAACTCAAGTGGCTGAAGGTACCATCAAGAACTCGTACAAGGATCTTTCTCCTCATTTGTCTCAGATAATACCCAGCTGGTTTGCCAAGGAAGAGGATATCAAGAACCTGCACTCGTAA
- the LOC133675903 gene encoding AAA-ATPase ASD, mitochondrial-like yields MIVPQTMTEMWATMGSTIASFMFISAIIHQYCPYEVRLYFGKYTQRIMSFFYPYIKISIHEYAGDRLKRSEAYAAVEAYLSINSSKCATRLKAEMAKDCSNLVLSMDEYERVKDEFQGIQVWWVSSKVMPPLQSMYPQQERRYYRLTFHKRYRGIISEVYLKHVMQQGKEIRVRNRQRKLYTNGSGNKWQIYKQTMWNHIVFEHPATFETLAMEPAKKQEIIEDLVTFSKSKDFYARIGKAWKRGYLLYGPPGTGKSTMIAAMANLLNYDVYDLELTAVKDNTELRKLLIETSSKSIIVIEDIDCSLELTGQRNKKEEKSPDEDMEKSENETGKEHHKEETSSKVTLSGLLNFIDGIWSASGGERLIVFTTNYVEKLDPALIRRGRMDKHIELSYCSFEAFKVLSRNYLRLEAHPLFDKIESLMKETKITPADVAESLMPKSPLDDAEKCLSHLIQALEEAEEATEKADKDASRQNAQAATKAAEGRAKEDAAQPQENSH; encoded by the coding sequence ATGATTGTACCTCAAACAATGACCGAGATGTGGGCAACAATGGGTTCAACCATTGCCAGTTTCATGTTCATTTCGGCTATTATTCACCAATACTGCCCCTACGAGGTTCGTCTCTACTTTGGCAAGTATACACAAAGAATCATGAGCTTTTTCTATCCTTACATTAAGATATCAATCCACGAGTACGCTGGAGATCGCCTCAAGAGAAGTGAAGCCTATGCTGCTGTTGAGGCATATCTTAGCATCAACTCATCCAAGTGTGCTACGAGACTTAAGGCGGAGATGGCAAAGGATTGCAGCAACTTGGTACTTAGTATGGATGAGTATGAGAGAGTGAAAGATGAATTTCAGGGTATCCAAGTTTGGTGGGTTTCAAGCAAAGTGATGCCACCATTACAATCCATGTATCCTCAGCAAGAGAGAAGGTATTATAGGCTCACGTTTCATAAGCGTTACAGGGGGATCATAAGTGAGGTTTACTTGAAGCATGTGATGCAGCAAGGGAAAGAAATTAGGGTGAGAAACAGACAGAGGAAGCTTTACACAAATGGTTCTGGAAACAAGTGGCAAATCTACAAGCAGACCATGTGGAACCATATAGTGTTCGAGCATCCTGCCACATTCGAGACGTTAGCCATGGAGCCTGCAAAGAAGCAGGAGATCATAGAAGATCTGGTGACTTTCAGCAAGAGCAAGGATTTCTATGCCAGAATTGGAAAGGCGTGGAAACGAGGGTATCTTCTTTACGGTCCACCAGGGACAGGAAAGTCTACCATGATTGCTGCAATGGCCAACTTGTTAAACTATGATGTTTATGATCTCGAGCTCACTGCTGTGAAAGACAATACCGAGCTAAGGAAGCTTTTGATTGAGACCAGTAGTAAATCTATCATAGTGATAGAAGACATAGATTGCTCGCTTGAGCTGACTGGTCAAAGGaataagaaagaagagaaatctCCGGATGAGGACATGGAGAAGTCAGAGAACGAAACTGGCAAAGAACATCATAAAGAAGAGACTAGCAGCAAAGTGACACTTTCGGGGTTGTTGAATTTCATTGACGGGATATGGTCTGCTAGTGGAGGGGAGAGGCTTATTGTGTTTACTACTAATTACGTGGAGAAGCTTGATCCTGCTCTGATAAGAAGGGGAAGAATGGACAAGCATATTGAGCTCTCTTACTGCAGTTTTGAGGCATTCAAAGTGCTTTCAAGGAATTACCTGAGACTTGAAGCACATCCTTTGTTCGATAAAATTGAAAGCTTAATGAAGGAGACCAAGATCACACCAGCAGATGTCGCAGAGAGCCTCATGCCCAAGTCCCCATTGGATGATGCAGAGAAGTGTCTCTCACACTTAATTCAAGCTCTTGAGGAAGCAGAAGAAGCTACAGAAAAGGCTGACAAAGACGCATCCAGACAAAACGCTCAAGCAGCTACTAAGGCAGCAGAGGGCCGTGCCAAGGAAGACGCTGCCCAACCACAAGAAAATAGTCACTGA
- the LOC133675670 gene encoding HIPL1 protein, producing MGAVTAISFLFLNLLLLLLPDPSFSHPLCTDSRAPFTLNTTLSFCPYNGSSCCNSTHDLQLQKQFQAMNISDAACASLLKSILCAGCDPYSAELFTVSSVPRPVAVLCNSTVSANSSQSSQAANDFCSNVWDTCQNVNVLNSPFAPSLQGQTGSPANSSFNKLTVVWQSKGDFCNAFGGASTDESVCYAGEPVKLNNTETPSDPHGLCLEKIGNGSYLSMVAHPDGSNRAFFSSQQGKIWLATIPEQGSGETLGFDESSPFIDLTDEVYFNTEFGMMGMAFHPNFAQNGRFFASFNCDKVKWPGCTGRCSCNSDVNCDPSKLAPDNGAQPCQYQTVIAEYTANDTATKASLVTTAKPLEVRRIFTMGLPFTSHHGGQILFGPSDGYLYFMMGDGGGVGGDPHNFSQNKKSLLGKIMRLDVDNIPSAAEIDKLDLWGNYSIPKDNPYSEDSDLKPEIWALGVRNPWRCSFDSERPSYFMCADVGQDTYEEVNVITKGGNYGWRVYEGPNPFSPQQSPGGNTSSESISPIFPVLGYYHSDINKNEGSASITGGYFYRSQIDPCMYGRYLYGDLYAGAMWAGTETPENSGNFTTRKIPFSCGRDSPIKCTSLPGSALPSLGYIFSFGEDNRKDNFILASSGVYRVVRPSRCNYTCSKENVTAVGSPSPTSPPSNASQLRGSFIRILALFSFLLLLLLGVI from the exons ATGGGAGCAGTTACTGCTATTTCCTTCCTGTTCTTGaacttgctgctgctgttgcttcCTGATCCATCCTTTTCTCATCCCTTGTGTACTGATTCAA GGGCACCCTTTACCTTGAACACCACTCTGAGTTTTTGTCCTTACAATGGGAGCAGCTGCTGCAATTCCACACATGATTTACAGTTACAGAAGCAATTTCAAGCCATGAACATCTCTGATGCTGCCTGTGCCTCACTTTTGAAATCCATCCTTTGTGCT GGATGCGATCCATATTCAGCCGAGTTATTTACTGTAAGCTCTGTACCAAGGCCAGTTGCTGTTCTTTGCAATTCTACTGTTTCAGCAAATTCATCACAGTCTAGCCAAGCAGCAAATGACTTCTGCTCTAATGTATGGGATACATGTCAAAATGTAAATGTATTGAATTCCCCCTTCGCACCTTCCTTACAAGGTCAAACTGGATCGCCAGCAAATTCCAGTTTCAACAAATTGACTGTTGTCTGGCAGTCAAAAGGCGACTTCTGCAATGCATTTGGTGGAGCATCTACAGATGAATCAGTATGTTATGCTGGTGAACCTGTTAAACTCAATAACACTGAAACACCAAGTGACCCACATGGCTTGTGCCTTGAGAAAATTGGGAATGGATCTTACCTCAGTATGGTTGCGCATCCAGATGGATCTAACCGTGCTTTCTTCTCGAGCCAACAGGGTAAGATTTGGTTGGCAACTATTCCTGAACAAGGATCAGGAGAGACATTGGGCTTTGACGAGTCCAGTCCTTTTATTGATCTAACAGATGAAGtgtattttaatactgaattTGGAATGATGGGGATGGCATTTCATCCAAACTTTGCACAAAATGGTCGGTTTTTTGCCTCGTTTAATTGTGATAAGGTGAAGTGGCCAGGATGTACCGGCAGATGTTCATGCAACTCAGATGTCAATTGTGATCCTTCAAAACTAGCTCCTGACAACGGTGCCCAACCATGCCAATATCAAACTGTTATTGCAGAGTATACAGCTAATGACACAGCAACCAAGGCTTCCTTG GTAACAACTGCGAAACCCTTGGAAGTAAGAAGGATATTTACAATGGGCCTTCCATTTACATCTCATCATGGAGGACAGATTCTCTTTGGACCTAGTGATGGGTATTTATACTTCATGATGGGAGATGGGGGTGGTGTAGGTGGTGATCCTCACAATTTTTCACAAAACAAGAAATCATTGCTTGGAAAAATCATGCGGCTTGATGTTGATAATATACCAA GTGCTGCAGAAATAGATAAACTTGATCTATGGGGAAACTACTCCATCCCCAAAGATAATCCATATAGTGAAGATAGTGATTTGAAACCAGAAATATGGGCTTTAGGCGTAAGGAATCCCTGGCGCTGTAGCTTTGATTCAGAAAGGCCTTCCTACTTCATGTGTGCAGATGTTGGCCAG GATACATATGAAGAGGTGAATGTCATCACTAAGGGCGGGAACTATGGTTGGCGTGTTTATGAGGGACCCAATCCCTTTAGTCCTCAACAGTCACCAGGAGGAAATACATCTTCAGAGTCCATTAGCCCAATTTTCCCTGTTTTGGGATACTATCACTCTGACATAAACAAGAATGAAGGGTCAGCATCCATCACGGGTGGTTATTTCTATCGCTCTCAGATAGATCCATGCATGTATGGAAG GTACTTGTATGGAGATTTGTATGCTGGAGCCATGTGGGCAGGCACTGAAACACCAGAAAATAGTGGTAACTTTACCACCAGAAAAATCCCCTTCAGCTGTGGGAGGGACTCTCCCATCAAGTGCACCTCTTTGCCAGGAAGTGCTCTGCCATCTTTGGGTTACATTTTCTCATTTGGGGAGGACAACCGCAAGGATAATTTTATCCTAGCCAGCAGTGGTGTTTATAGAGTCGTTCGTCCAAGTCGCTGCAATTACACTTGCTCGAAGGAAAATGTCACCGCTGTTGGAAGCCCAAGTCCTACTTCACCCCCTTCAAATGCAAGCCAGTTACGTGGTTCATTTATCAGGATTCTAGCCCTGTTCTCTTTTTTGCTGCTGCTTTTGTTGGGTGTTATCTAG
- the LOC133675862 gene encoding hydroxyproline O-galactosyltransferase GALT6, with amino-acid sequence MKRGKSDTKLDTFVSLSKQRSIQIVIAVAVFYMLLVTLEIPFVFDSRFTSETTTATSTTLTRFSHLQSEQDLHDKDAPTRPMNWVSHNSAQPMRSQLARSTTKPNKILSTLGFEPKTFDPTKKDGSVSLHKAAKTAWEDGLKIWDEMESGKMQVLEVKKPENKSEPCPNSVSLSGSEFLKRMRMVDLPCGLTLGSHITVVGKPRAAHAEKDPKIALVKEAGETVMVSQFMMELLGLKTVEAEDPPRILHFNPRLKGDWSLKPVIEQNTCYRMQWGTALRCEGWGSKADEETVDGQVKCEKWVRDDEDDDKSEESKATWWLNRLIGRTKKVSFDWPYPFAEEKLFVLTLSAGLEGYHINVDGRHATSFPYRTGYTLEDATGLAVTGDIDVHSVFAASLPSNHPSFSPQRHLEMSSRWKAPPLSVGSVELFIGILSAGNHFSERMAVRKSWMQHRLIKSSNVVARFFVALHARKEVNLELKKEAEFFGDIVIVPYMDNYDLVVLKTVAICEYGVRTVRAKYIMKGDDDTFVRVDSIIDEVNEIPAGRSLYIGNINYYHKPLRYGKWAVTYEEWPEEDYPPYANGPGYILSSDIGRFIVSEFESHKLRLFKMEDVSMGMWVEQFNSSRPVEYVHSLKFCQFGCIEGYYTAHYQSPKQMICLWEKLQKQGRPQCCNMR; translated from the exons ATGAAGAGGGGCAAATCTGATACGAAATTGGACACGTTTGTGTCATTAAGCAAGCAAAGATCCATTCAAATCGTGATTGCTGTAGCTGTTTTCTACATGCTTCTTGTCACTCTTGAAATCCCTTTTGTTTTCGACTCTCGTTTCACTTCTGAAACCACCACCGCCACCTCGACCACCCTTACTCGCTTTTCTCACCTTCAAAGCGAACAAGATTTGCATGATAAAGATGCCCCTACTCGACCTATGAACTGGGTTTCCCATAATTCCGCCCAGCCTATGCGCTCGCAACTCGCTCGTTCCACCACGAAACCCAACAAAATCTTGTCCACTTTGGGTTTTGAACCTAAAACGTTTGACCCCACTAAGAAAGATGGCTCGGTGAGCCTCCATAAAGCTGCGAAGACTGCTTGGGAAGACGGGTTGAAGATATGGGATGAAATGGAATCCGGAAAAATGCAAGTTTTGGAGGTTAAAAAGCCTGAGAATAAATCCGAACCGTGTCCCAATTCGGTTTCGCTCTCTGGGTCCGAGTTTTTGAAGCGAATGAGGATGGTGGATTTGCCCTGTGGGCTCACTTTGGGGTCACATATAACGGTGGTGGGTAAGCCGAGAGCAGCACATGCCGAGAAGGACCCCAAGATTGCCTTGGTGAAGGAGGCAGGCGAGACGGTGATGGTTTCGCAGTTTATGATGGAATTGCTGGGATTGAAGACTGTGGAGGCTGAGGACCCTCCTAGGATTCTTCATTTTAATCCCAGGTTGAAAGGTGATTGGAGTTTGAAGCCTGTAATTGAGCAGAATACTTGTTACAGAATGCAGTGGGGGACTGCTTTGCGCTGCGAGGGGTGGGGTTCTAAGGCTGATGAGGAGActg TTGATGGTCAAGTTAAGTGCGAGAAGTGGGTCcgtgatgatgaagatgatgataaatCAGAGGAGTCCAAGGCAACTTGGTGGTTGAACCGGTTAATAGGTCGAACAAAAAAGGTGTCTTTTGACTGGCCATATCCTTTTGCAGAGGAGAAGCTGTTTGTCCTAACTCTAAGTGCTGGTTTGGAGGGTTATCatattaatgttgatgggaGGCATGCCACTTCTTTTCCTTATCGAACT GGGTATACTCTTGAGGATGCAACGGGGCTAGCTGTTACTGGGGACATAGATGTTCACTCTGTATTTGCTGCTTCATTGCCCTCGAATCACCCTAGCTTTTCTCCTCAAAGGCATCTAGAGATGTCTAGCAGGTGGAAAGCACCACCTCTTTCTGTGGGGTCAGTGGAACTTTTTATTGGTATTCTTTCTGCAGGTAATCATTTTTCTGAGCGAATGGCTGTGAGGAAGTCTTGGATGCAGCATAGGCTTATTAAATCTTCAAATGTGGTAGCTCGTTTCTTTGTAGCACTG CATGCTCGAAAAGAAGTGAATTTGGAGTTAAAGAAAGAGGCTGAATTTTTTGGTGATATTGTTATAGTGCCTTACATGGATAACTATGATCTTGTGGTGTTGAAAACTGTTGCCATCTGCGAATATGGG GTCCGCACAGTGCGTGCAAAATATATCATGAAGGGTGACGATGATACATTTGTGAGAGTGGATTCCATTATTGATGAAGTAAATGAAATTCCTGCTGGTAGGAGCTTGTACATTGGAAACATAAATTACTACCATAAGCCCCTGCGATATGGTAAATGGGCAGTGACATATGAG GAATGGCCAGAAGAAGATTATCCACCCTATGCAAATGGGCCAGGCTACATTTTGTCTTCTGACATCGGGCGCTTCATTGTTTCTGAGTTTGAGAGTCACAAATTAAGG TTGTTCAAGATGGAAGATGTGAGCATGGGAATGTGGGTAGAGCAGTTCAATAGCTCAAGACCTGTGGAGTATGTGCACAGCTTGAAGTTCTGCCAGTTTGGATGTATTGAAGGTTATTACACGGCTCATTACCAGTCCCCCAAGCAAATGATCTGCCTTTGggaaaaattacaaaagcaGGGAAGGCCTCAGTGCTGCAACATGAGATGA
- the LOC133675902 gene encoding DDT domain-containing protein DDR4-like — translation MSREQPSPSPISLNDADAPLNEADARTQTPPVNRSNRPSRACTIRAAARLQQQQLAVIERKQKPKKQEQQQHLDESSVQQKEQCSGGSSKIVTQLVAPPEPAQLPRWSLRSMWELASVLNFLNVFRHLLNITVEFSAEEFETALITPNDTLGDIHMPLLKAIPPITRMALTRDTWITVLCRKLRDWWHWVADGELPLVASHGVEVEVYKTLDPGIRVVILKALCDIRVEQEDIRNYIDNSLKHGIQLSLFRKERFGGDSQGINYWYEDDPMIGQRLYREIRKTEVKLKAKAKGSQIIPNVTYLWETVATNFEEFQDVSEKLYTSKNRTEASLGKKLKNDMLPEIEKVYKRKERLLKKQHRQALLLDNFLSMDGHAPGRSLRDRKPVTYTFDDYDRSINEAIKITKRKPPSPEPFHRREGFAKPEASTNGELSGPSHTSQHGTFSAASPDSLEYDDMDEDHKSEMLDRGNRRRQRPQRYSATEFVEAVSDNEAGFDSDDDIVGEAVYDDEYLRKRKQKRPSSSSEGDEEYQWDDENGEEEEEDEEEDSLSISEDSEEPQKFNKFPGRTRRETKLRSVDEIQSGLRRSRRSTRNQINYRQYELSESETESMKREKSNVSDEHSDASENAGYSAGSQSQDSDGNYDKQDTKVDQPVEGNKVTEQKEQNQPPEQSNSQVQDEVDGVRKRRFLDLNELAPGSGFDDGLNTVMKDEDRNDF, via the exons ATGTCTCGTGAACAACCCTCTCCTTCTCCGATCTCCCTAAACGACGCCGACGCTCCTCTAAACGAGGCCGACGCTCGAACCCAAACGCCGCCAGTTAACAGGAGCAACCGCCCGTCGCGAGCTTGTACCATACGGGCAGCGGCGaggctgcagcagcagcagctggcGGTAATCGAGCGGAAGCAGAAACCGAAGAAGCAGGAACAGCAACAACACTTAGATGAGTCTTCGGTGCAGCAGAAAGAGCAATGCAGTGGTGGAAGTAGCAAGATCGTTACGCAGCTCGTGGCGCCTCCGGAGCCGGCACAGTTGCCGAGGTGGAGCCTCCGGTCCATGTGGGAATTAGCTTCAgtactcaattttttaaat GTATTTAGGCATCTATTGAATATAACAGTTGAGTTTTCAGCTGAGGAGTTTGAGACAGCTTTGATCACACCTAATGATACTTTGGGGGATATACATATGCCTTTGTTAAAG gCAATCCCTCCTATTACCAGAATGGCTCTCACACGAGATACCTGGATTACTGTTTTGTGCAGAAAATTAAGAGACTGGTGGCACTGG GTTGCAGATGGGGAACTTCCCTTAGTTGCTTCACATGG GGTAGAGGTTGAAGTGTATAAAACACTTGATCCTGGGATCCGTGTGGTGATACTGAAAGCACTATGTGACATTCGTGTTGAG CAAGAAGATATTCGGAATTACATTGATAACTCCCTCAAGCATGGCATTCAACTTTCATTATTTCGCAAGGAACGTTTTGGGGGTGATTCACAAGGAATAAATTACTG GTATGAAGATGATCCAATGATTGGTCAAAGGTTATACCGGGAAATAAGAAAAACCGAGGTGAAGCTTAAAGCAAAGGCAAAGGGATCTCAGATCATCCCTAATGTGACATACCTGTGGGAGACAGTTGCAACTAATTTCGAAGAATTTCAAGATGTTTCT GAGAAGCTCTATACTAGCAAAAATAGAACAGAGGCTTCATTggggaagaaattaaagaatgacATGCTTCCTGAGATTGAGAAGGTTTACAAG AGGAAAGAGAGGCTGCTGAAAAAGCAACACAGGCAGGCTCTACTTCTTGATAATTTCTTGAGCATGGATGGACATGCACCAGGACGTTCTCTCCGTGATAGGAAGCCTGTCACTTATACTTTTG ATGATTATGATCGGTCAATCAACGAGGCTatcaaaataacaaa GCGTAAACCACCGTCTCCAGAACCTTTTCACAGAAGAGAAGGTTTTGCTAAACCTGAAGCTTCTACAAATGGTGAATTGAGCGGTCCTTCACACACATCGCAACATGGCACTTTCAGTGCCGCATCTCCCGATTCTCTTGAATATGATGACATGGATGAAGACCATAAATCTGAAATGTTGGATCGAGG CAACAGGAGAAGACAGAGGCCTCAACGGTATTCAGCAACAGAGTTTGTTGAGGCAGTTTCAGATAATGAGGCAGGCTTCGACAGTGATGATGATATAGTTGGAGAAGCTGTCTATGATGATGAATACTTGAGGAAACGTAAGCAGAAGAGGCCGTCTAGCAGCTCTGAAGGGGATGAAGAGTATCAGTGGGATGATGAAAATGgtgaggaggaagaagaagatgaagaagaggaTTCCTTAAGTATTAGTGAGGATAGTGAGGAGCcccaaaaattcaataaatttccAGGCCGTACACGCAGGGAGACAAAATTACGGTCAGTTGATGAAATCCAGTCAGGTCTAAGACGCAGCAGAAGGAGCACTCGGAACCAGATTAATTACCGACAATATGAGCTGTCCGAGTCAGAAACAGAGTCAATGAAACGTGAGAAATCAAATGTATCAGATGAACACTCAGATGCAAGTGAGAATGCAGGGTATTCAGCTGGAAGTCAAAGTCAAGATTCTGATGGCAATTATGACAAACAAGATACGAAAGTTGATCAGCCTGTAGAAGGTAACAAAGTGACAGAACAAAAGGAGCAAAATCAGCCACCTGAGCAGTCAAATAGCCAAGTCCAAGATGAAGTTGATGGTGTAAGGAAAAGACGTTTCCTCGATCTCAACGAACTAGCTCCAGGTTCTGGTTTTGATGATGGTCTGAACACAGtaatgaaagatgaagatagAAATGATTTTTGA